From the Oryzias latipes chromosome 22, ASM223467v1 genome, one window contains:
- the cenpo gene encoding centromere protein O isoform X1: protein MENVSTNGVLTHLSQLEVRARSPGGPETQRSRVKELRAEAEELRGLREQLKAEIRALKDPCFRQHLQELRSSADPRPSEDPPLLQMMCRQLDLKDLLHGHHLIGGLDAVQTRQGRAVCVSLQTTYEGVFLETFNLELELKPRVRIGRHNIPPFVPLQSLAEQSRLQTDPGAFLSTLSQHLNAFVGRRRQLQLVKEQHASVEVMESNLPCSILVLLFTAQTEKAAVLCTLEYSDHGSRLPGRVVLDCEDKQLLKSPEWRSCCATLMKTPVHRALARMKKSSLIL, encoded by the exons ATGGAGAACGTGTCCACGAACG GAGTTCTGACCCACCTGAGTCAGCTGGAGGTTCGGGCCCGGAGCCCCGGAGGCCCGGAGACGCAGCGGAGCCGCGTGAAGGAGCTGCGGGCGGAGGCGGAGGAGCTGCGCGGCCTCAGGGAGCAGCTGAAGGCGGAGATCCGCGCGCTCAAG GATCCATGTTTCCGTCAGCATCTGCAGGAGCTCAGGTCGTCTGCAGACCCCCGCCCCTCGGAGGACCCCCCGCTGCTGCAGATGATGTGCAGACAGTTGGATCTGAAGGATCTCCTCCATGGCCATCATCTCATAG GCGGATTGGACGCCGTGCAGACTCGCCAGGGCAGAGCGGTGTGCGTGTCTCTGCAGACGACGTACGAGGGCGTCTTCCTGGAAACCTTCAACCTGGAGCTGGAGCTGAAGCCTCGAGTCCGGATCGGCCGCCACAACATCCCCCCCTTCGTTCCCCTGCAGAGCCTGGCGGAGCAGAGCCGCCTGCAGACGGACCCTGGGGCGTTTCTGAGCACGCTCAGTCAGCACCTGAATGCCTTCGTGGGCCGCAGGCGGCAGCTGCAGCTGGTCAAG GAGCAGCATGCGTCGGTGGAGGTGATGGAGAGCAACCTGCCGTGCTCCATCCTGGTGCTGCTGTTCACCGCGCAGACGGAGAAGGCGGCGGTTCTCTGCACGCTGGAGTACTCCGACCACGGCAGCCGTCTGCCCGGCCGGGTCGTCCTGGACTGTGAAG aCAAGCAGCTGCTGAAGTCTCCAGAGTGGAGGAGCTGCTGTGCCACGCTGATGAAGACGCCGGTGCACAGAGCTCTGGCCAGAATGAAGAAGAGCAGCCTGATCCTTTAG
- the cenpo gene encoding centromere protein O isoform X2 → MENVSTNGVLTHLSQLEVRARSPGGPETQRSRVKELRAEAEELRGLREQLKAEIRALKHLQELRSSADPRPSEDPPLLQMMCRQLDLKDLLHGHHLIGGLDAVQTRQGRAVCVSLQTTYEGVFLETFNLELELKPRVRIGRHNIPPFVPLQSLAEQSRLQTDPGAFLSTLSQHLNAFVGRRRQLQLVKEQHASVEVMESNLPCSILVLLFTAQTEKAAVLCTLEYSDHGSRLPGRVVLDCEDKQLLKSPEWRSCCATLMKTPVHRALARMKKSSLIL, encoded by the exons ATGGAGAACGTGTCCACGAACG GAGTTCTGACCCACCTGAGTCAGCTGGAGGTTCGGGCCCGGAGCCCCGGAGGCCCGGAGACGCAGCGGAGCCGCGTGAAGGAGCTGCGGGCGGAGGCGGAGGAGCTGCGCGGCCTCAGGGAGCAGCTGAAGGCGGAGATCCGCGCGCTCAAG CATCTGCAGGAGCTCAGGTCGTCTGCAGACCCCCGCCCCTCGGAGGACCCCCCGCTGCTGCAGATGATGTGCAGACAGTTGGATCTGAAGGATCTCCTCCATGGCCATCATCTCATAG GCGGATTGGACGCCGTGCAGACTCGCCAGGGCAGAGCGGTGTGCGTGTCTCTGCAGACGACGTACGAGGGCGTCTTCCTGGAAACCTTCAACCTGGAGCTGGAGCTGAAGCCTCGAGTCCGGATCGGCCGCCACAACATCCCCCCCTTCGTTCCCCTGCAGAGCCTGGCGGAGCAGAGCCGCCTGCAGACGGACCCTGGGGCGTTTCTGAGCACGCTCAGTCAGCACCTGAATGCCTTCGTGGGCCGCAGGCGGCAGCTGCAGCTGGTCAAG GAGCAGCATGCGTCGGTGGAGGTGATGGAGAGCAACCTGCCGTGCTCCATCCTGGTGCTGCTGTTCACCGCGCAGACGGAGAAGGCGGCGGTTCTCTGCACGCTGGAGTACTCCGACCACGGCAGCCGTCTGCCCGGCCGGGTCGTCCTGGACTGTGAAG aCAAGCAGCTGCTGAAGTCTCCAGAGTGGAGGAGCTGCTGTGCCACGCTGATGAAGACGCCGGTGCACAGAGCTCTGGCCAGAATGAAGAAGAGCAGCCTGATCCTTTAG